GCAATAACAAAATGGAGTGGGACATCTGACTCTGGTTTACGTTCAGACTCCTGACGCATTAGTACTAGCGGGGATGAGTATGCTAATCCACACAGAACTACAGGGACTGACaacacgtctctctctctcacacacacacgcgtaaaCAAAACAATAGAATGGAAACAGGTTGTGATATCTGGCTCCTGTGAGTGTGTTTGATGGGCACGTCTGAGGTGTTTCGTGGCgttactgccccctgctggtacTGAACGCACAGGTCCTAGTGCCTCCGGTTTTGGCAGGAGTTCTGATGAGCACATCACACACTGATACCCGAGTGATATCCACACACTCCAGAGAGACTGAgctggtgaggggtgagggggtaggggatgagagagggagagaaaaggaaGATGGAAAAAGAGAACGAGAGAAAGAGTGCCCACTCTCCCTGCAGGTATGCACTCAGGAACCCAGGAAAGAATAAAGTCGTGCAAGATGGATATGGttctgtttatgtgtgtgtgtgtgagtgtgtgtggtgtgtgtgtggtgtgtgtgtgtggtgtgtgtgtgtgtgtgtgcgtctttcCTACATTTTTTTCTCTCAGGATCTACAGCTGGTCTCTCCTTTATGAACAACAATGGCAACAATATGTTTCCTAGACGATATGGAGATGAGGGCGGTACATAGCTGGAACCTTCTGATTGGCTGGATCAAATGTGTCAGAGCTTGACAGGCTGTCTAGGATGTATACAATTCTGTTGCTGTGTAGATATAAACCGCTCCACATAAttgaataaaaagaaaacaaatgtcCACACAGAAATAGAATGTTGACTCCAATAGTGAATCAGAATGTGACAAAGTTTATGAGGTCTAAGACCCATATCAAAGTTAACGTGACTGTTCCAGAAGTCTGTTTGCCAGATGCTTATTGGAAAGAGATGAAAATGCAGCTATAGGCTTATGTTGCAGCAAAGACCTTAAAGGGCAAAGGGCAAAGGGCAAAGTTCTTGAGAAGACCATGTGCTTGTGGGAGGACGAGAGCCCTCCTGGTCCACAGTGAGGTGTGTCTAACCCAGCCGAGCAGAGCGTCCTGACCCTCGTCAGTTGGGGAGGTTTTTAATTGCCGTGGAAGAGAGCAGCGGTCAAGTGGCTGATCTCAGCCGCCCCCACGTCAGCCCACCTAACCACGCTCGCTGAGATACGAAAGGTGAGAACTGATCCCGGGCCAGGTGTCTCGCGCCGCCATGCAGAGATCAAAGCTCATTGGCTGCTCCCCGCCCGGGCCGCTCCGCCCGCAGGAGGAGGTGCTGTGGCAGCGTGAGGCCTCGTTAATGAGGCACGGACACGGAGctgggggagggtggaggccCGGCACCAAGGGCAGGCCATACACacgctcatgtgtgtgtgtgtgtgtgtgtgatggagtgggGTACTGTCTGCCAGGAAAGATGGAGGAGGAAGTGCCTTTCCTGGGTGACCTCTCCCCCCCGGTGGGTCTGTCAGAGAACTGGGGAAACAGAGCcatgggatgagtgtgtgtgtgtgtgtgtgtgtgtgtgtgtgtgtgtgtgtgtgtgaagggtgggTGTGTTATGGGGGGCCTATATTTAGTGCTCCACCAGGGGAAAGCATTCCTGCAACAAGGTGGAGAGATGACAGAGTGAACACCAGCGGTGTTCATAAATTCAGACCTGCTCtggattctctctctcacacacacacacacacacacacacacacacacacacacacacacacacacacacacacacacacacacacacacacacacacacacacacacacacacacaacctctctccttctctcaatGGATCATTGCTTTGGAAATGGGTCTGGTCTGAAAAGTAGGTCTCATCTGTTACTTGGAGCAGTgtggtccatctctctctctctctctctctttccatatcattccctctccctctatatctccctttccctctttctctgtctctctctctttctacatctccacctctcttgTACTCTCCCCGAGCTTTAACACTAGGCCCACTAGgagtgagatggaggagagaaccCATCCTGAAGTTGTAGGTGACCCACCTGTCTGGAGCCCCAGGGTGTCACAGAGCTGTGATCATCAACCAGAGCTTTAGGTTCTATACGGTCTGTTCACACAGTGTTACGGTTCTGTTTCATACGGCTTCACGTGTACAGATGTCTGAGCAACAAAGGTTCAAAGTCACATACACAAGTCACTAGAGCAGTGAAGCAAGCAGGAGTTGGGGGTGGGGTTTGTGGGGGAATGGGGTGGGGTTTGtgaggggttgggggtggggtttgTGAGGGGTTGGGGGTCCCTGCTCTCCGGTTCACTCCTGTGAACTCATCTGCTCTTACACACTCACTAAATggagagctacacacacacacacacacacacacacacaagtggaaTGATGGGCATGTATTTGGTCACCACAGGGCTTCCATTCGCTAATTCCTCTGGGATCTGAGTTCTTGTggctgccatgtgtgtgtgttgtgtgtgttttgtccgtATTCTGCATACACGTCGGTGCACTGGCCTAGATTAGTATTTTTGGACTCCACATCACACTTTTTTGCAAGAGAAAAATATCAACTGCATTCTTGCACTCTGCTCTGACCTAAATCCCTTAGTCCTGATAAACATGGGAACACTTGTTATGTTATTTCGTAGGAACATGCAGTGATTGCACACTAAACCAAATCATAGTCTAGGTTGGAGGGTTTGCTCTGGATTTTCAGCACCCAGATTAGTTTTAGTCTTAAGGCTGTTTTCTGCGAAAAATCCGAAAAACCGACGTCATTGTACATCCCCGCCAGTGCCACGACAGTCGCTCCGCATTTGAACCAACAGGCCCGTACGATGTTGCGCTCTTAGGGCAAGTCGAAACAGAAAACTGTCTAAGCGTAGCGTGCGGTTTACGATTTTACCAAAGTAGTAGTCGCACAATAATAACCAGACCACAACCGGCTCATAGCGAGAAAACCTTTAACGCTGTCGGAGTAGCAGCGAGCTCACTTTTCATTTCCTCTACAGCGGTGCCTGAAGGGTTAAATTATCTCGCGCCGTGACGCTCAGCAGCGAAAGAAAAGAAGCGCGAGCGAAAGCTTTCTGATCGCGCGCGCCCACGCTCGCGCGCAGGCCCCTGGATTAATAGCGCTCAGCACGTTAGCGCTCCGGTACTGGGAGAAACGCGCGTCCACGAGCGACTCCCCCACAACcggaccgggggggggggctctcccGCCAGTGTCCCCACGGAACACGCTGTGTCACGTGCTGACTTTACTACGCTTGATCGTGTGCACGCGAGGAGCTCGTCTGGCTTTACACGGGTGCAGTGCACGCGAAGTGTGGCGTGTAATGCACGCTACGGTGCAATCATGGCTCATTATGCGGGATCTCGCAGTTGTTCTTGGATGTGCGTCCTTCCTATTTAAGTGAGCGCGTGGTGCGCGGACCCTGGTCTGCCTCGTGCGCGGGTGCTCCAGGTTCCTGCAGGAGCAGAGATGGTCTCTGGATGGTCTCCAGGCCACCAGGTTCCTGCAGGAGCAGAGATGGTCTCTGGATGGTCTCCAGGCTACCAGGTTCCTGCAGGAGCAGAGATGGTCTCTGGATGGTCTCCAGGCCACCAGGTTCCAGCAGGAGCAGAGATGGTCTCTGGATGGTCTCCAGCCCAGAATCACTATGGCCGCCACCCCCATTAGCCTACATTTAACAACTTCCTTCCTCCGCTAAATTCATTGTTTCCAGCGGTATGTTACCGCTATTTTTAAAACGgcatttcactctctctctctcccgcgtctctctctctcttctctcccccctctctctctctctttctccctcctgcCATCTGCTGTGTAAACACAGAGAGGCAGTGTGAGCGCTCGTGCTGTTTGTTGGTACAGTTGGctcactggagagagagagagagagagagagagagagagagagagagagagagagagagagagagagagagagagagagaaagggagactGAACGTGAGGTAGCATTTTCTATGAAAGAGCATCTCTATACTGTACATGCCACTGTAAGCTTTCTTCTCTCGTCATTATTGAATGTAATTACATAGGTTGGACTGCTACCTGTTCAATTACAGCAGTCATAAATAACGAGTTCTTATTTATCTTACTTAAAAGCCTTTTGAAGGTTTAGAACAACGTTTTATCTCATGATGTGTGTTTGCTGTTCTTAGGTTTGATATATCTACTGGAAACATGCAAGAGTCACTGAACAGCTGTAATATAGAGTGAtgatttaaaggtgtgtgtgtgtgtgtgtgtgtgtgtgtgtgtgtgtgtgtgtgtgtgtgagagagagagagagagagagagagagagagagagagagagagagagagagagagagagagagcgcatctCTGCATTTCAAGAGAACAAAAACCAGTCCACATCTTTCAACTCCCAGTGCTCCCAGAGCCTCCAACCACAGCGGgctgggacgtgtgtgtgtgtgtgtttacgccAGGAGGTCGCAGATGTTTCAGTAGCTAATAACTGCACACGAACAGCAGACTCACACTGCTGCTGTATTGAGACCCTGTGGTTCTGACCCGATATTACTACCGCTCATCTCCGTCCTGCTTGTGACTCCGCCTACCAAAACTGGGCGGCTCGTTTCTGCGGGTAGCAGTTGCCGCGGCAACGCGCCAGTTCCCTCCGCGTGCTACTACTCTCGCGCGCACCGGCGCGAGCGGCGTTCACGCGCCGGCAGGTCCAGAGCCGCTCCGTCTTCTCCACGGAGGCCCCGCGCACGTCTGCCTCAGCCGGGCGGCCATTTTGGACTTGACCTCCCACTGCTGGCAACCTCTACACTTCAGCTCACAGCTCATTACAAAGTCTCCGCACACAGTGCTTAGTCATCACAAACGGTGAAAGGACAGGGAAAGagggctcgtgtgtgtgtgtgtgtgtgtgtgtgtgtgtgtgtgtgtgtgtgtgtgtgtgtgtgtgtgtgtgtgtgtgtgtgtgtgtgtgtgagccacgAGCTTATCCCCTCACAGTGAACTCGAGTCTGTCTGGCCAGGTGGATTACCACAGAACGGAGCACCATGTCCACAGCCATGtcagcaaagtgtgtgtgtgtgtgtgtgtgtgtgtgtgtgagagagagagagatagagatagagggagagagagacggtcagagagaggagaaatgtagagagcaagagaaagaaaaaaaaatgtgtttattaaaatattttctgagagaacattgcatttttttccaggttggtgtgtggctgtgtgggaCACAGAGAACCTCCATCTTTGTTACTAAACACTGATTCTGCTTTTCCGCTGATAATCATAATATATAGCagcctacaccctacaccaaaGTAATCTCTCACTGTAAGTGTGTAAGCCTGAATACATGTACATACTGAAAGTGCTAATTGTGCAGTATGCCGTTTTCAACCTTGCAAAAGGAATAAATGTGACTGTTGAATACTAATGCTGTTATTAATAGAACCGTTATGAAAATGACACAGCTAACAAATTTTAACGATTTAAACTTGTTCTTTTAAAATTAGAATTGACAGTGTGCATGTTAAATGTATGcatgtttaacacacacacacacacacacacacacacacacacacacacacacacacacacacacacacacacacacacacacacacacacacacacacattgttgtTACCTTGGCAGCGTTTGCAGAGGGAGGATGAGAGATGAAACGGAAGTTTCAGTGGGTGGATCTCATTAGAGAGCAATAACTAAGTTACACGCTGCTAGGAGTGTTGGGGGTTTAGCTCACGTAGATGGATATAAAAACCAGCAGTGTTCCTCTTcctgggtgtctgtgtgtgtgtctgtgtgcgtgtctgtgtgcgtgtctgcaTGTAGGGCTGTttgcatgtctgtgtgcatgtttgtgtatgtctgtgcatggggggggggggggggggggggggggggggtgtttgacgCTTCATGCATCCCAACTAcgcctctctcttctctgtttgCCAAAACTATGCTAATACGCTCCATTAGCTTATCACATGACCTGCCTCTCACGTTGCAGATAAATATCTCTGCAGAGCACAGCCCATGAACAGTGTCAACGTAAATCATGTCCTGGGCTACTCCGGGCCTTTCTGCAGACAGACTGATAATTATTACAGTCATTGCCAAGCCTTAAACTACCACACAGGACCTCAGTAAATCTTTCTATTGACCAAGAAGAGAGCAAATAGATAAATGGAAAGCAGAATGAGTAGATCGACGCGAGCAGCTAGCATAAGAATAAGTCGACAAGCGCTAGACCTCATCTATACGGACGACGGACGCTCACTCACTTCCGATCCTGGTTCCCGGACGTGGCAGGACTCGCTGTCGCCGTCGGAGAAGGAACCCGACTCGTCGCTGGAGTTGGCGCCGTACGGGGGCTCGCACTTGATCTTGGGCCGGGCGGAGGCGAGGACGACGTCGGTGCCCGTGCCGGACTCTTGCGGGTCGGCGGGTAGGCAGCGTGTGACGGTGGAGCAGGGCGAGGAGGAGAACTCGAACTGGGGCAGGCTGCAGGGGGAACCGCCGCTTCCGTCCTCCGCGTAGGAGTAGGACGAGCAGGAGCTGGAGGTGCGGGTGCGCGTCTCGGACGGCGGCGAGCGAGGGCACACCTTGATGGGCACCGGGCAGCTGGTGTTGGGCCGCGGCCGACACAGCAAGGCCGGAGCCTCGGCCGAAGGCGCCGTGGCCGCCCCGGGCGCGAAGGCCTGCGAGATGGGCAACGACTGGCCGCCGCCCACCCACAACTCCCTGGGCGGCTCCTTGTCCAGCGAATTGCCCCCGGGGTAGGAGTGGGCGGGGGCCGGCAGCCGCTCGCACGCCCCCGGCGAGAAGATGACACTACGGCGGTCGAGCTCCGCCTCCTGCTTGCAGACGCCGTCGCACGACGCCGAGCGCAGCGACAGCCCTGTGGAGAAACCGTCGGCATCTTTGGGGAAGGCCACGGACGTGGGCGTgtcagccccgccccccctcaCCTGCCGGTAGTCGTTTTTGTGCTCTCCCTGAGTGTCGGCCCTGCCCAGCCGGACGCCGAACGGCTGCAGGGAGGCGGAGCCCGCGTCCGCCACGCCCTGCTTGTAGAAGTCGCGCAGGCACACGGGCGACTTGTCGCCTCCGTCCAGCTCCATGTCGGCCGGCCCGCCCCTGTCCCCGCCCCCCTCCACGTCCCCGCCCTCGTCACCGCCCTCGTCCCCCGACAGACCCAGCAGGATGGGCTCGTCGTCCCCCGGCGGCTCCTGTTTGATCTGCTTGACGGCGGGGGAGGTGTGCAGGGCGGCGGGGAACCCCGAGGTACCACCGGTGTGTGAGGAGCTCTCGTTGTTGTGCTTGCCGCAGGCCCTCTGGTACTTCCTGTACTTGGGGCAGCGCGGCAGCTCGGCCACGCCCTGTTGCTCCGCGTCCGGCCGCCCGTCCGGGAAGTGGTGGTGGCCGAGCGGGGAACCGTCCCAGGCCGCCGGGAACGCCGAGCTCGCGGCCGGCGTGTCCGTCTCCTCCGCCTGCATGCTCTCGTCCTCCGAGTGGTTGCTCTCCGTCGCCCCCTTGTGGAGGTCCTCCTTGCTGCGCAGCTCCGCCTCCAGGAAGCGGAAGCACGAGTCCTCCAGGTTGTGCATGCGCAGGAAGTCGGCGCATCGGATCACTTCCTGGATGTTGTCACGGCTCATCACGAGCTTGGCCGTGTAGGCAAACTGCAGGAGTGGGGCGAAACCCCTAGCAGTGacctgtacaaacacacacacacacacacacacacacacacacacacacacacacacacacagacacaaacacacagacacacacacacacacaaaaaggggAAAATGCCAGTGTTTCATTCAGTGGTGTCATTGTTCAGAACACTGAACACAGGCAACCTGACAGC
The window above is part of the Brachyhypopomus gauderio isolate BG-103 chromosome 9, BGAUD_0.2, whole genome shotgun sequence genome. Proteins encoded here:
- the bach2b gene encoding transcription regulator protein BACH2: MSVDAQSEAPMYVYESTVHCANMLLGLNEQRQQGLLCDVTVQVEGKEFRAHRAVLAACSEFFLQGLVSHGDKELVFTMPEEVTARGFAPLLQFAYTAKLVMSRDNIQEVIRCADFLRMHNLEDSCFRFLEAELRSKEDLHKGATESNHSEDESMQAEETDTPAASSAFPAAWDGSPLGHHHFPDGRPDAEQQGVAELPRCPKYRKYQRACGKHNNESSSHTGGTSGFPAALHTSPAVKQIKQEPPGDDEPILLGLSGDEGGDEGGDVEGGGDRGGPADMELDGGDKSPVCLRDFYKQGVADAGSASLQPFGVRLGRADTQGEHKNDYRQVRGGGADTPTSVAFPKDADGFSTGLSLRSASCDGVCKQEAELDRRSVIFSPGACERLPAPAHSYPGGNSLDKEPPRELWVGGGQSLPISQAFAPGAATAPSAEAPALLCRPRPNTSCPVPIKVCPRSPPSETRTRTSSSCSSYSYAEDGSGGSPCSLPQFEFSSSPCSTVTRCLPADPQESGTGTDVVLASARPKIKCEPPYGANSSDESGSFSDGDSESCHVREPGSEIKLPFPVDQITNLPRNDFQMMVKMHKLSAEQLEFIHDVRRRSKNRIAAQRCRKRKLDCILNLECEIRKLVCEKEKLLTERNQLKACMGELWENFSCLSQEVCRDVQLSPEQVQSLPHYCPALRPASTSPGNQAPPSASIDLTTRSGAATPEPGFHKPPTSDPDGHPAPAPAQWGTGNGVEHVDNGEGEETKASSAYSEAGLSPEQSNHTVTVDFCQEMTDKCTTDEQPRKD